CGCATGGCCGTGCTGGGGGAATAACGGGAGTTGTTTCCGTTCCCTTCCCCCCATACGTTGGGCGTGTGGAAGAGCAGGGGGCGGTTGGGATTCATGCTGCCGCCTTTCAGCAGGGCAACAAAGCTTTTGCCGTCCACAACCTGAGGCGCCTGAATTTTTTTTGCTCCCGCTATTTCCAGAATGGTGGGGAAAAAGTCTTCAATGATGACGGGAGTGGCGCAGACGCTTTCCGCCTTTGTGACCCCGGGCCAGTAGACGATCATCGGTTCCCGGATGCCGCCTTCCCGGTTGGAACCCTTGCCGAAACTAAGCGGGTAATTGGATTCCTTGTTGCCCATGCGTCCGCTGATGGCAAGGCCCCCGTTGTCTGCCATGAAGATGATGACGGTATTTTTATCCAGATTGTTTTTTTTCAGATATTCCCGGATGTCGCCCAGGCTCTTGTCCATCCCCTGGATCAGGGCGGAATAGCGTTTTTCGTTGTCGGACCATTTATGGCCGTCATTGGGGTTGGAATACTCTTCCGCAAACCTCTTGTCATAGCCGCGCATGTCGAAGGGGCAGTGGATGGCGTAATGGGACATGTACAGGTAGAAAGGCTTGTCCGCCTCCCTGGGGTTTTTCCGGATGGCGTCCAGGCGTTTCAGCGCCTCTTGCGTCAGGGCTTCCGTCAGGAATGTGTCGTTTTCATAGTAATTATTTTCATCCAGTCCGCGGACATGGAAATTCCCCGTGCCGTATTTCCGGGAACCCCGGTAGTCCGCCGGGCCGCCTATTTCCGTGCCGGCGATATTGTAGTCAAAGCCGAAGAGCCTGGGATTGGCTCCGGGCGTATTTTTGGAGCCGAAATGGGCTTTTCCGCAGTGGATGGTGGTATAACCCTGTTTTTTGAGCAGGGCGGGCAACCCAAGCACCTGGGTGAAGGGTTTTTCCATCCTGTACTGGATTTTTTCTTCCGTCAGGGGAAGATGGGTGGTTCCGGACGCCCTGGTTCCTGCCGGCTGGATGCCGTTGACGCTCCAGTCTGCGGGAGCCTTGAGCGCTTGATGGCCTGCGTCCGTGGTCTGGTCACGCAGGAGCGTCCAGTTCGTGACGCGGTGGCGGGCGGAGTTCATGCCGGACATGAGGCTGCACCGGCTGGGGGAACAGATAGGCTGCGCATAGGCGTTCGTGAAGACCATGCCCTGCTTGCCCAGAGCTTCCATGTTGGGCGTGCGGTAGCGCTTGTTCAGGAAAGTTGGCTTGGGAGAGCCGTCCTCTTCCCTCCAAAAGGGCAGGGAAGTGTCCTGCCAGCCCATGTCGTCCACCAGGAAAAGGATGATGTTGGGGCGTTTTAATTCTGCCGCGCGGGCTTCTTTTGCGGAAGCTGCGGAAGCGGAACAGGCGCTTCCCAGCAGGAACGGGATGAAAAAGGCTGCAATGCGGGAAATGTTCATTATCAAAAAAGCCGGTACCTGTAATAACGCATGGGCCGGACATTTCTGTCAAGGATTCGTGTTCCTGCGGCAGTTTGCCCGGGAAAGTTCCGTTTTTCCGGGCCGGATAGGGCTTATTCAAACAGGGCCGGATAGGATTTCCGGGCCAGAGTCGTGCTCAAGTCCACGATAGCCCTGCTGTTGGGGGCCTGGAGCGCCTTCTGCGCCATGTCCCGGCACTGGCTGTAGTCCAGATTGCGGATGGCGTACCGGATGATGGGGACAAGGTGGACGCCCACGGACATGGAGGTGGCTCCCAAGCCGATCAGCAGGGGAAGCAGGGTGATGTCCCCCGCCATTTCCCCACAGATGGCCGTGGGAATGTTTTCCCGTTCTCCGGCGGTGATCGTCATGCCCATGATGCGTATCACGGCAGGATGCGTGGGGCGGAACATATTGGCGACGCGGTTGTTGACCCGGTCCACGGCAATAGTGTACTGGGTGAGGTCATTCGTGCCTATGGAAAAGAAGTCCACCTCGCGGGCCAGCACGTCCGTCATAATGGCGGCGCTGGGCACTTCAATCATGATGCCCACTTTCAAATCCCGCGCATAGGGGATGTTCTTCCTTTCCAGTTCCTCCCGGCATTCCTGGAGGATGTGCTTGGCCGTGACCACTTCCGTGTAGCCGGAGACCATGGGGAACATAACGCCGCAGCCGGGCGTGTCCGCGCAGGCGCGGAGGATGGCCCGGAGCTGCTGCTTGAACAGTTCCGGTCGGCTGAGGGAGACGCGGATGCCTCGCCAGCCAAGGAAGGGATTCGGTTCCGGGGCGCGGAGCTGTTCGCACGGCAGTTTGTCGCCGCCGGAGTCCAGGGTGCGGAAGATGACGCCGTGGGGGGAACAGCCTTCCGCCAGTTTTCTGTAGTAGCGCGTTTGTTCTTCTTCATCCGGCATGCCGGATGGATTGCCCAGAAGAAAGAATTCCGTGCGGAACAGGCCTACGCCTTCCGCTCCCACCTCCTTGATGCCGGAGTATTCATGGGGGAACTCCACGTTGACGGACAGGCGGATGTTGCGGCCGTCCCGGGTGATGGTGGGCAGGCCGCGCAGCGCTTCCAGCGCCTTGTAGGCCTTTTCCTTTTCCACCTGGAGGCGGTGGTAGTATTCCTCCGTTTCCTTCGTGGGTTTCAGGATGAGCACGCCCTTGTAGCCGTCCAGAATGGCGGGGGAGTGGCTTTCCACTCTCAGAAGGGCCTGCTCAAGCCCCACGACGGCGGGGATGCCCATGGAGCGGGCGAGAATGGCTGTGTGGGAGACGGAGGAGCCCATTTCCGTGGCAAAGCCGTGAATCAGGCTGGCGTCCATGGCGGCCGTGTCGGAAGGGGTCAGGTCATAAGCCACCAGCACCTGGTCTTTTTCCGCTTCTTCCTCGTCTTCAGGAGGTTCCGTGCTGCGGAGGTTGTTAATGACCCGCTGCATGACATCCTCCATGTCCGCGGTTTTGGCGCGCAGGTAGGGATCGTCCACGCGGCGCAGAACTTCCATGTAGTTCTGCATGACCACATAAAAGATGTGCTCCACGTTCTGGAGGCGCTTGACCAGTTCCGTCTGAACCTGCTGGAGGATAACCTTGTCCTGAAGGAGAAGGATGTGGGCGTCGAAGATGGAGGCATCCTTCTCTCCGGATATCTGGATCATGCGTTCCCGCAGCGTCCTGATCTGGTCCGCGGTTGTTTGCAACGCCCGGTGGAAGCGCACCAGCTCGGCATCCACCTCTTCCGGGGAAATATCGTACGCTACAGGTTCCCTGGAACCGCTGATCTGAATTTTAATCTTGCCCAGGGCAATACCGGGGGAAACGGGAATGCCCTGAAGCCAGGTTTCTTCCGTTGAAATGGGTTCCTGAATCATCTGCGGGCTTGATGGCCCGGTCTCATATGGCTGTGAGCCGGAGTGTTTTAATCTTCTTCAAACTTGCGGGAAATCAGGTCTTCCAGCGCGTTCAACGCTTCCTGTTCGTCCTTCCCTTCCGCCATGATGGTGATCTTGGAGCCGTGGCCTACCGCCAGCATCATCAAACCCAGAATACTCTTGCCGTCAACTTCCTCGCCATCCTTCTCCACGACAATGTCTGCATCAAATTTGCTGGCCAGTTTGACGAATTGAGCAGCCGGACGCGCGTGAATGCCGAGTTTGTTGATGATGGTGAGCTCCTTGGTGACCATGGAATTTGAAGTAAGGGGTGATAACGGTTGCTACAACGGTAAGTACACTAATTAAAGTTTTTTTCCAAGAGTTTTTTGTCAGTCCTAGTTTT
This region of Akkermansia muciniphila genomic DNA includes:
- a CDS encoding sulfatase, with the protein product MNISRIAAFFIPFLLGSACSASAASAKEARAAELKRPNIILFLVDDMGWQDTSLPFWREEDGSPKPTFLNKRYRTPNMEALGKQGMVFTNAYAQPICSPSRCSLMSGMNSARHRVTNWTLLRDQTTDAGHQALKAPADWSVNGIQPAGTRASGTTHLPLTEEKIQYRMEKPFTQVLGLPALLKKQGYTTIHCGKAHFGSKNTPGANPRLFGFDYNIAGTEIGGPADYRGSRKYGTGNFHVRGLDENNYYENDTFLTEALTQEALKRLDAIRKNPREADKPFYLYMSHYAIHCPFDMRGYDKRFAEEYSNPNDGHKWSDNEKRYSALIQGMDKSLGDIREYLKKNNLDKNTVIIFMADNGGLAISGRMGNKESNYPLSFGKGSNREGGIREPMIVYWPGVTKAESVCATPVIIEDFFPTILEIAGAKKIQAPQVVDGKSFVALLKGGSMNPNRPLLFHTPNVWGEGNGNNSRYSPSTAMRQGDWKLIYWHPDQKFELFNLKEDISEEHNLAEQQPERVKTMARTMTALLKERKAQMPTYKKNNPAGAREGAPVPWPDQAAARL
- the ptsP gene encoding phosphoenolpyruvate--protein phosphotransferase; protein product: MIQEPISTEETWLQGIPVSPGIALGKIKIQISGSREPVAYDISPEEVDAELVRFHRALQTTADQIRTLRERMIQISGEKDASIFDAHILLLQDKVILQQVQTELVKRLQNVEHIFYVVMQNYMEVLRRVDDPYLRAKTADMEDVMQRVINNLRSTEPPEDEEEAEKDQVLVAYDLTPSDTAAMDASLIHGFATEMGSSVSHTAILARSMGIPAVVGLEQALLRVESHSPAILDGYKGVLILKPTKETEEYYHRLQVEKEKAYKALEALRGLPTITRDGRNIRLSVNVEFPHEYSGIKEVGAEGVGLFRTEFFLLGNPSGMPDEEEQTRYYRKLAEGCSPHGVIFRTLDSGGDKLPCEQLRAPEPNPFLGWRGIRVSLSRPELFKQQLRAILRACADTPGCGVMFPMVSGYTEVVTAKHILQECREELERKNIPYARDLKVGIMIEVPSAAIMTDVLAREVDFFSIGTNDLTQYTIAVDRVNNRVANMFRPTHPAVIRIMGMTITAGERENIPTAICGEMAGDITLLPLLIGLGATSMSVGVHLVPIIRYAIRNLDYSQCRDMAQKALQAPNSRAIVDLSTTLARKSYPALFE
- a CDS encoding HPr family phosphocarrier protein — encoded protein: MVTKELTIINKLGIHARPAAQFVKLASKFDADIVVEKDGEEVDGKSILGLMMLAVGHGSKITIMAEGKDEQEALNALEDLISRKFEED